In a single window of the Tautonia marina genome:
- a CDS encoding 6-phosphogluconolactonase, which yields MNLLTTLAGSMMEGFLPSGWDLAKIDACCSHPAASVTERQAFWNERFEPIPCKTVEDFDVMMGHEIAKKIRDARTQGRELAMILPVGPMGMYRWAVYFLKEWGVSADHVHGFNMDEWSDASGNTLPGNDPGAFTNAMEAAFYGPLGSASVPKEHRWFATADRLPEYGDRIADLKKGGAELVVIFGIGRVCHIAFWEPHFACEYPDVETWKAQTHRIGARLHPLTIEQNALTSFKSRTTLVPAFANTIGPGLFLQADHIIGGCDGILGRGMQWQGMSLWMTLRYGPDPWIPSSFMPTLPGRLFFLQELAGPLEPEMN from the coding sequence ATGAACCTACTGACCACCCTTGCCGGATCGATGATGGAAGGGTTCCTCCCTTCCGGCTGGGACCTCGCGAAGATTGACGCCTGTTGCTCGCATCCCGCGGCCTCGGTCACGGAACGCCAGGCGTTCTGGAACGAGCGCTTCGAACCGATCCCCTGCAAAACGGTCGAAGACTTCGACGTGATGATGGGTCACGAGATCGCCAAGAAAATCAGGGACGCCCGCACGCAGGGGCGAGAGCTGGCCATGATCCTCCCCGTCGGCCCGATGGGGATGTATCGCTGGGCCGTCTACTTCCTGAAGGAGTGGGGCGTCTCGGCCGATCACGTCCACGGATTCAACATGGACGAATGGTCGGATGCCTCCGGCAACACGCTGCCGGGCAACGATCCCGGCGCGTTCACGAACGCGATGGAGGCCGCCTTCTACGGCCCGCTCGGTTCGGCGAGCGTGCCGAAGGAGCATCGCTGGTTTGCCACGGCGGACCGGCTCCCTGAGTACGGCGACCGGATCGCCGACCTGAAGAAAGGGGGGGCGGAGCTGGTCGTGATTTTCGGCATCGGCCGCGTCTGCCACATTGCGTTCTGGGAACCGCATTTCGCTTGCGAGTATCCCGACGTCGAGACCTGGAAGGCCCAGACGCACCGGATCGGTGCGCGGCTCCACCCGCTCACGATCGAGCAAAACGCCCTGACCAGCTTCAAGAGCCGGACGACGCTGGTACCGGCCTTCGCCAATACGATCGGCCCGGGTCTGTTCCTCCAGGCCGACCACATCATCGGTGGCTGCGACGGCATCCTCGGCCGGGGGATGCAGTGGCAGGGGATGAGCCTCTGGATGACCCTGCGCTACGGCCCCGACCCCTGGATTCCCAGCTCGTTCATGCCCACCCTGCCGGGCCGCCTGTTCTTCCTTCAAGAACTCGCCGGGCCGCTGGAACCGGAAATGAACTGA
- a CDS encoding redoxin family protein yields the protein MTGRLEKHRRTLEAVGLLGVMLTACGVAGSAVHESQAPRTLATEVRGLDGTPLSLHAPDGGVLAVVFLWTPCPNSNQYSPTLNRIAAQIDSDRVRFIGLFVDADLTDAQVDTHAKEFALKFPIGRLGAGRLARELGVETVPSAVVLDDQGAVRYQGRINDQFYDLGRRRQVVRSEDLLDAIAAVLAGDPVRTPRTEAIGCTLPDFGEDSS from the coding sequence ATGACTGGACGATTGGAAAAACATCGACGAACCCTTGAGGCCGTAGGTCTCCTGGGAGTGATGCTGACGGCGTGCGGCGTTGCGGGTTCCGCCGTTCACGAATCACAAGCACCCCGAACTCTTGCGACCGAGGTCCGGGGACTGGACGGAACTCCCCTGAGTCTGCACGCTCCGGACGGTGGAGTCCTGGCGGTGGTCTTCCTCTGGACCCCTTGTCCAAACTCGAACCAGTACAGTCCAACGCTCAACCGGATCGCCGCGCAAATCGACTCCGATCGCGTGCGGTTCATCGGCCTATTCGTCGATGCCGACCTCACTGATGCCCAGGTCGATACCCATGCGAAGGAGTTCGCCCTGAAATTCCCAATCGGCCGCCTCGGTGCGGGCCGCCTCGCCCGGGAACTGGGGGTCGAGACGGTCCCTTCGGCCGTCGTCCTCGATGATCAAGGAGCCGTCCGATATCAGGGACGAATCAACGACCAGTTCTACGATCTTGGACGACGCAGGCAGGTCGTCCGCTCGGAAGACCTGCTCGACGCGATTGCCGCCGTCCTGGCCGGTGATCCGGTGCGAACACCCCGTACCGAAGCCATCGGCTGTACCTTGCCTGACTTCGGCGAGGACTCGTCGTAA
- a CDS encoding PVC-type heme-binding CxxCH protein produces MTCSRLGFPLICAVLAGVLPALPVMAQEEAKPLGGVVPSDADGRPLNLGFETGTLDDWIAEGDAFRDQPIEGDTVSARRSDMVSNHAGRFWVGTFERSGDEPKGTLTSVPFVVSQPFASFLLGGGAHRGTRVELRLADSERVIAEATGENAEDMSRVVVDLSKHQGERIQIRLVDDVSGGWGHLNFDDFRLHEERPNVPARDPLPPQDQIAHAGLTPEESAAAMTVPEGFRVTLAAGEPDVVRPIALAIDDRGRVWVLENHTYPFKAPEGEGKDRILIFEDEDGDGRFDSRKVFHEGLNMATGLELGFGGVWVGAAPELLFIPDRNGDDVPDGEPVVLLDGWGLQDTHETLNSFTWGPDGWLYGCHGVFTHSKVGKPGTPDEERIPINAGVWRYHPTKHEFEVFAHGTSNPWGVDFDQYGNCFITACVIPHLYHMIPGGRYQRQAGQHFNPYTYDDIKTIGDHVHYLGRTPHSGNDRSDAAGGGHAHSGLLIYQGDAWPEEYRGSLLMNNIHGARLNRDLAEPSGSGFIGRHAPDFLLANDRASQILAFKQGPDGNVWMIDWYDLQQCHVPNASVHDRSKGRIFKVSYGDQAPAEAVDLRALGEVELSSHALQVRPIVKNGAWSFTEHLSNPWAFTHARRLLQERGMSPALKEELPPGVLEGIGGGVKHAQIFHQLAESVRLRCLWLLHTTGGLDEAHIRRGLTDEGPHVRSWTIRLTMEDRAPSDATLATFVELAKSDPSPVVRLELASALQRMPVDLPARWDILEALTTHAEDADDHNIPLMLWYALEPAAASDPGRALSLASRSPIPRLLEFTVRRIGAIGTNEAIAMLVDGLASAESMGARKTILGGINEALRGRRQVPMPERWPAVFRTLLDEGDADLRSQGTALALTFGDASARDVLLDLVTDRAADPDLRREALEALRRARAPGLAGQLRHLIGDPAVRGPALRALADFDDVETPESVLEVYPDLPLAEKRDALNTLASRPFYARALLDAVGQGTVAGSDLSADLVRQLRNLDDEAVTAKIAEVWGTVRDTPADRAERIATFKGMLTSSPEHEPDVALGRAVFVKTCAQCHVLFEQGGNVGPELTGSNRADLDYILSNVLDPSALIGKDYQAHLVATSDGRILTGIIKGESEDAITLLTANETITIPQDEVEERQLSDLSMMPDDLWANVSNHEIRSLVAYLASPSQVPVLLTQDTAQMIFNGEDLTGWVGNPALWSVENGEIVGKTDGLRRNEFLRSELVAGDFRLTLEVKLTPNAENSGIQFRSEPLPEGEVKGYQADIGAGWWGKLYEEHGRGLLWDTPGDAHVKLGEWNTYEIIARGSKITTSINGKPCVDLDDPEGSRRGIFALQLHSGGPMEVRFRNLVLEPLD; encoded by the coding sequence ATGACGTGTTCACGACTCGGTTTTCCGTTGATTTGCGCGGTGCTTGCCGGCGTGCTGCCGGCCTTGCCGGTGATGGCGCAGGAGGAGGCGAAGCCCCTCGGCGGCGTGGTGCCGAGCGACGCCGACGGCCGACCCCTGAATCTTGGCTTCGAGACCGGCACGCTCGATGACTGGATCGCCGAGGGGGACGCCTTCCGCGACCAGCCGATCGAGGGGGACACCGTCTCCGCCCGCCGGTCGGACATGGTGAGCAACCACGCGGGCCGCTTCTGGGTCGGCACGTTCGAGCGATCCGGGGATGAGCCGAAGGGGACGCTTACGTCGGTTCCCTTTGTCGTCTCGCAGCCATTTGCCAGCTTCCTGCTCGGGGGAGGGGCGCACCGGGGGACTCGGGTGGAGCTTCGGCTAGCCGACTCGGAACGGGTCATCGCCGAGGCCACGGGCGAGAATGCCGAGGACATGAGCCGGGTGGTGGTGGACCTGTCGAAGCATCAGGGGGAACGCATTCAGATTCGCCTCGTCGATGACGTGTCCGGCGGCTGGGGTCACCTGAACTTCGATGACTTTCGCTTGCACGAGGAGCGCCCGAACGTCCCCGCGCGGGACCCGCTTCCTCCGCAGGACCAGATTGCCCACGCCGGTCTGACTCCCGAGGAATCGGCCGCGGCGATGACGGTCCCGGAAGGCTTCCGCGTCACGCTCGCCGCGGGAGAGCCGGATGTGGTGCGGCCGATCGCGCTGGCGATTGACGATCGGGGGCGTGTGTGGGTCCTCGAAAATCACACGTATCCGTTCAAGGCTCCGGAAGGGGAGGGGAAGGACCGCATCCTCATCTTCGAGGACGAAGACGGCGACGGGCGGTTCGATTCGCGGAAGGTCTTCCATGAAGGCCTGAACATGGCGACCGGCCTGGAACTGGGCTTCGGTGGCGTGTGGGTCGGGGCTGCTCCGGAGTTGCTGTTCATTCCCGACCGGAACGGCGACGACGTGCCCGACGGTGAGCCGGTCGTCCTGCTCGACGGCTGGGGCTTGCAGGACACGCACGAGACGCTCAACAGCTTCACCTGGGGCCCCGACGGCTGGCTCTACGGCTGCCACGGCGTGTTCACGCATTCAAAGGTCGGCAAGCCGGGAACTCCTGATGAGGAACGCATCCCGATCAACGCCGGTGTCTGGCGTTACCACCCGACGAAGCACGAGTTCGAGGTTTTCGCCCACGGCACGAGCAACCCCTGGGGGGTCGACTTCGACCAGTATGGCAATTGCTTCATCACCGCCTGCGTGATTCCTCACCTCTACCACATGATCCCCGGCGGGCGTTATCAGCGGCAGGCGGGGCAGCACTTCAACCCGTACACGTACGACGACATCAAGACGATCGGCGATCATGTCCACTACCTCGGCCGCACGCCGCACTCCGGCAACGACCGGTCTGACGCCGCCGGCGGCGGCCACGCCCATTCCGGCCTTCTCATCTATCAGGGGGACGCCTGGCCCGAGGAGTACCGCGGCTCGCTCCTGATGAACAATATCCACGGCGCCCGACTGAACCGCGACCTCGCCGAGCCCTCTGGCTCCGGGTTCATCGGCCGCCACGCCCCCGACTTCCTCCTGGCCAACGACCGCGCCTCTCAGATCCTCGCGTTCAAGCAAGGGCCGGACGGGAACGTCTGGATGATCGACTGGTACGACCTCCAGCAGTGCCACGTCCCAAACGCGAGTGTTCATGACAGGAGCAAGGGACGAATCTTCAAGGTCTCGTATGGCGATCAGGCACCGGCTGAGGCCGTCGATCTCCGCGCCCTGGGAGAGGTCGAGCTGTCCTCCCACGCGCTCCAGGTCCGGCCGATCGTCAAAAATGGGGCGTGGTCGTTTACCGAGCACCTGAGCAATCCCTGGGCATTCACACACGCTCGCCGCCTCCTGCAAGAGCGGGGCATGTCGCCCGCGTTGAAGGAAGAGCTGCCACCCGGGGTACTTGAAGGCATTGGTGGTGGCGTCAAGCATGCGCAGATCTTCCATCAGCTCGCCGAGTCGGTCCGCCTCCGGTGTCTCTGGCTGCTGCACACGACTGGCGGACTAGACGAAGCTCATATTCGTCGAGGCCTCACGGATGAGGGTCCCCACGTTCGCTCCTGGACGATCCGCCTTACGATGGAGGACAGGGCCCCCTCGGATGCAACCCTCGCCACCTTCGTTGAGTTGGCGAAGTCAGATCCCTCCCCTGTCGTCCGCCTCGAACTCGCCTCGGCCCTCCAGCGGATGCCCGTCGATTTGCCTGCCCGCTGGGACATCCTTGAAGCGCTGACAACCCACGCCGAGGACGCCGACGACCACAACATCCCGCTCATGCTCTGGTACGCCCTCGAACCGGCGGCGGCGAGCGATCCGGGCCGGGCCCTGAGCCTGGCGTCCCGCTCGCCGATCCCGAGACTCCTGGAGTTCACGGTTCGGCGGATCGGAGCCATCGGGACGAATGAGGCGATTGCGATGCTCGTCGACGGCCTGGCCTCGGCCGAGTCGATGGGAGCAAGGAAGACGATCCTGGGCGGAATCAACGAGGCACTGAGAGGTCGGCGTCAGGTGCCGATGCCCGAGCGATGGCCAGCAGTCTTCCGAACACTGCTCGACGAGGGAGACGCCGACCTCCGATCGCAGGGGACCGCCCTGGCCCTGACCTTCGGCGATGCGTCGGCGCGGGATGTCCTACTCGACCTGGTGACGGATCGGGCGGCCGATCCGGACCTCCGGCGCGAGGCGCTTGAGGCCCTCCGACGTGCCCGAGCACCGGGCCTGGCGGGACAGCTTCGCCACCTGATTGGGGACCCGGCGGTGAGGGGGCCGGCGCTGCGAGCGCTGGCGGACTTCGACGATGTGGAGACGCCCGAGTCGGTCCTGGAGGTGTATCCTGACTTGCCGCTCGCCGAGAAGCGAGACGCTTTGAACACGCTTGCCTCGCGGCCGTTCTACGCCCGAGCGTTGCTCGACGCGGTGGGGCAGGGGACCGTGGCCGGGAGTGACCTGTCGGCCGATCTGGTGCGCCAGCTCCGCAACCTCGACGATGAGGCCGTGACCGCAAAGATCGCCGAGGTCTGGGGCACCGTCCGCGACACCCCCGCCGACCGGGCCGAACGGATCGCTACGTTCAAGGGGATGCTCACCTCCTCGCCCGAACATGAGCCGGATGTGGCCCTCGGCCGCGCTGTGTTTGTGAAGACGTGCGCACAATGTCACGTGCTGTTCGAGCAGGGGGGGAATGTTGGTCCCGAGCTGACAGGATCGAACCGGGCAGATCTCGATTACATCCTTTCGAACGTGCTCGACCCCTCGGCCCTGATCGGCAAGGATTATCAAGCCCATCTGGTGGCCACGAGCGATGGGCGCATCCTCACGGGCATCATCAAAGGTGAGAGTGAGGATGCCATCACGCTCTTGACCGCGAATGAGACGATCACGATACCCCAGGACGAGGTCGAGGAGCGCCAGCTCAGCGACCTGTCGATGATGCCCGATGACCTCTGGGCGAACGTCTCGAATCACGAGATCCGATCGCTCGTGGCCTATCTGGCCAGTCCCTCGCAGGTGCCGGTCCTGCTCACGCAAGACACGGCGCAAATGATTTTCAATGGTGAGGATCTGACCGGCTGGGTCGGCAATCCAGCGTTGTGGAGCGTCGAGAACGGCGAAATCGTCGGCAAGACCGATGGCTTGAGGCGCAATGAGTTTCTCAGGAGCGAACTGGTCGCGGGGGATTTCCGACTCACCTTGGAGGTCAAGCTCACCCCGAACGCCGAGAACAGCGGCATTCAGTTCCGAAGCGAACCCCTGCCCGAAGGAGAAGTGAAGGGCTACCAGGCCGACATCGGCGCTGGCTGGTGGGGCAAGCTGTACGAGGAGCACGGTCGAGGCTTGCTCTGGGACACACCGGGAGATGCTCACGTGAAGCTCGGCGAGTGGAATACGTACGAGATCATCGCCCGAGGATCGAAGATCACAACCTCGATCAACGGCAAGCCATGCGTTGACCTCGATGATCCTGAAGGAAGCCGCCGGGGCATCTTTGCGCTGCAATTGCACTCGGGAGGGCCGATGGAGGTCCGATTCCGCAACCTGGTCCTTGAGCCGCTCGATTAA
- a CDS encoding glycosyltransferase family 4 protein: MTEALAGLGLFGVGGLLCYLLCWVVRWAAPKVGLIDSPGGRKAHKAPTPLGGGVAIWGSVVLVLGLGSAWVAWNLPVPRSVADYASGSLLRVGQLWMIVGLATGMMLVGLADDRFRIDWKPRLALQVLAAVGLIAAGAQITLFGPFGWAPVRWAVTLLWVVGLTNSFNFLDNMDGLSAGVGLIVALLFVGAQIAVGALFVPAVLLVLAGALAGFLVHNSAPAKLFMGDAGSNFLGFLLGALTVVGTFTRDNPDSDFSPFGALAPLLVMAVPLYDTVSVIIIRIREGRSPFQADRSHFSHRLVERGLTPPWAVRTIYLVTLAGGLGALLLHRLDGWGASVVASQTLCVLGVVAILELSRPKRSGDPTDSPDPARSTPTG; the protein is encoded by the coding sequence GTGACCGAGGCGCTGGCCGGTCTGGGTTTGTTTGGCGTGGGCGGATTGCTTTGCTATCTGCTCTGCTGGGTCGTGCGATGGGCCGCGCCGAAGGTCGGCCTGATCGACTCGCCCGGAGGCCGCAAGGCTCACAAGGCCCCGACCCCGCTCGGCGGCGGTGTGGCCATTTGGGGATCGGTCGTGCTGGTGCTCGGCCTGGGCTCGGCCTGGGTTGCCTGGAACCTGCCAGTGCCCCGAAGCGTCGCCGACTACGCCTCAGGGTCATTGCTTCGTGTCGGGCAGCTCTGGATGATCGTCGGCCTGGCCACGGGAATGATGCTCGTCGGCCTCGCGGACGATCGCTTCCGGATCGACTGGAAGCCGAGGCTCGCGCTCCAGGTCCTCGCGGCGGTCGGGCTGATTGCGGCCGGGGCGCAGATTACCCTGTTCGGGCCATTCGGCTGGGCTCCCGTGCGATGGGCCGTCACCTTGCTCTGGGTCGTCGGCCTGACCAATTCGTTCAACTTCCTCGACAACATGGACGGGCTGTCCGCAGGGGTCGGTCTGATTGTCGCCTTGCTGTTCGTCGGGGCTCAGATCGCCGTTGGCGCTCTCTTTGTGCCTGCGGTCCTGCTCGTTCTGGCCGGAGCCCTGGCCGGGTTCCTCGTGCACAACTCCGCGCCGGCGAAGCTGTTCATGGGAGACGCCGGGAGTAATTTCCTCGGCTTTTTGCTCGGAGCATTGACCGTCGTCGGCACCTTCACGCGAGACAACCCCGACTCCGACTTCTCCCCCTTCGGCGCTCTGGCCCCATTGCTCGTGATGGCCGTGCCACTTTACGACACCGTCTCGGTCATCATCATTCGCATTCGGGAAGGCCGCAGCCCCTTTCAGGCCGATCGGAGTCATTTCTCACATCGCCTGGTCGAGCGCGGGTTGACCCCGCCCTGGGCCGTGCGGACGATTTATCTGGTCACGCTTGCCGGGGGGCTTGGTGCGCTCTTGCTGCATCGCCTTGATGGCTGGGGGGCCTCGGTGGTCGCCTCGCAAACGCTCTGCGTCCTCGGGGTCGTGGCGATCCTGGAACTTTCGCGGCCGAAGCGATCGGGAGATCCCACCGACTCTCCTGACCCGGCCCGCTCGACCCCAACGGGATGA
- a CDS encoding ZIP family metal transporter — MTLALALSCLAIVVVSLLGGLLPLIATLTHTRLQLYLSFAAGTMLGAAFFHMMPEAVALGSAGTLRWAAAGLTALFLLERFFSFHQHEAPDATDSCGHPHDHEPGRDSNHGRFESPTLNWAAAVIGLAVHSLIGGVALASAVVADFETKGAFGAASWGVLLATIVHKPADALTVISLMLRARTTPAMAHLVNFGFSLMIPIGVALFLIGVLLLDAPRSGIVTASALAFSAGTFLCIALSDLLPELHFHSHDRTKLSVAFLLGLGLMFLSSFGESEHAHSANDHDTHDHAIQAEGS, encoded by the coding sequence ATGACCCTGGCTCTGGCCCTCTCTTGCCTTGCGATTGTCGTTGTCAGTCTGCTCGGCGGATTGCTCCCGCTCATCGCGACGCTGACGCATACGCGGCTTCAACTCTATCTGAGCTTCGCCGCCGGGACGATGCTCGGCGCGGCCTTTTTTCACATGATGCCCGAGGCCGTCGCGCTCGGATCGGCGGGAACGCTCCGATGGGCCGCCGCGGGGCTGACCGCCCTGTTCCTGCTCGAACGCTTCTTCTCGTTCCACCAGCATGAGGCTCCCGACGCGACCGATTCGTGCGGGCATCCACACGATCACGAGCCTGGCCGTGATTCAAATCACGGTCGGTTCGAATCGCCAACCCTGAACTGGGCGGCGGCGGTCATCGGCCTGGCCGTTCATAGCCTGATCGGTGGGGTCGCCCTGGCCAGTGCGGTCGTGGCCGATTTTGAGACGAAAGGAGCCTTCGGCGCAGCAAGTTGGGGAGTCTTGCTGGCGACGATCGTTCATAAACCCGCCGATGCACTGACGGTCATCAGCCTGATGCTCCGGGCCCGCACCACTCCGGCGATGGCCCATCTGGTGAACTTCGGCTTCTCTCTGATGATTCCGATTGGCGTGGCCTTGTTCCTGATCGGCGTCTTGCTGCTCGATGCACCAAGGTCGGGGATCGTGACCGCGTCTGCCCTGGCCTTCTCGGCCGGAACCTTTCTGTGCATTGCCCTGAGCGACCTGCTGCCCGAACTGCATTTTCACTCGCACGACCGTACGAAGCTCTCCGTCGCCTTTCTGCTCGGCCTGGGGCTGATGTTCCTGTCGTCGTTCGGCGAGTCGGAGCATGCCCACTCGGCGAATGATCACGACACTCACGATCACGCCATTCAGGCAGAGGGTTCCTGA
- a CDS encoding proline--tRNA ligase, with amino-acid sequence MLWSNALIPTQKESPADAVAPSHVLLLRAGMIRQLGAGTYSYLPLGLRVLKKAEQIVRQEMDEAGALELLMPALHPIELWEETGRVGTMGEVLIKFDLGADKKVCLGPTHEEVITDIARAFITSYRQLPVTAYQIQTKFRNEPRPRFGIVRTREFLMKDAYSFGANLDHLNASYDRMYEAYCRIFDRCGFPYVAVEAESGPIGGDASHEFMVPSPSGEDLLIHCESCGYAANVEKAEIGAKDGHPPASNDVPPASPVETPGKRTIEEVASFLKVKPKETAKLLVFLADGKPVAALIRGDHEANEGKVRRAFNAVTLEPADPQTVEKATGAPMGFLGPVDLKIPMAVDPSVAIMPRVVVGGNTEDVHLTNVVPGRDFSIDRVVDLRNAEADDPCPRCGDPLKVGNGIEIGHVFKLGTKYSDAMGAQFQDAEGKTGSLIMGCYGIGVNRIVAAAVEAGHDANGIIWPLSLAPYEVLIVPLQVDPDGEVMKLTHEVAGALKFAGVDVLIDDRDQRPGPKFKDADLIGIPLRVVIGERGLKESKIELKWRHEGQAFTVSADNAPQEVVNHIITARQAEQQRVDERAEQRASRRGTAG; translated from the coding sequence GTGCTCTGGTCGAACGCCCTGATCCCGACCCAGAAGGAGTCTCCGGCCGACGCCGTGGCCCCGAGCCACGTCTTGCTGCTGCGAGCCGGAATGATCCGTCAGCTCGGGGCGGGGACGTACTCCTACCTGCCGCTCGGACTCCGAGTTCTGAAGAAGGCCGAGCAGATCGTCCGGCAAGAGATGGACGAGGCCGGAGCGCTCGAACTGCTGATGCCCGCGCTCCACCCGATCGAACTCTGGGAGGAAACTGGCCGCGTTGGCACGATGGGCGAGGTGCTCATCAAGTTCGACCTGGGGGCCGACAAGAAGGTCTGCCTCGGCCCGACGCACGAGGAAGTCATCACCGACATCGCCCGGGCCTTCATCACCTCCTACCGCCAGCTTCCCGTCACGGCCTATCAGATTCAGACGAAGTTTCGTAACGAGCCGAGGCCCCGGTTCGGCATCGTCCGGACCCGCGAGTTCTTGATGAAGGATGCCTACAGCTTCGGTGCAAACCTCGATCACCTGAACGCCAGCTACGACCGCATGTACGAGGCCTACTGTCGCATCTTCGACCGCTGCGGCTTCCCCTACGTTGCCGTCGAGGCCGAGAGTGGCCCGATCGGCGGCGACGCCTCGCACGAGTTCATGGTCCCCTCGCCGTCGGGAGAAGACCTGCTCATCCACTGCGAATCGTGCGGCTACGCGGCGAATGTCGAGAAGGCCGAGATCGGTGCCAAGGACGGTCACCCCCCTGCCTCGAACGATGTCCCGCCGGCCTCTCCCGTCGAGACCCCCGGGAAGCGGACCATTGAGGAGGTCGCCTCCTTCCTCAAGGTCAAGCCGAAGGAGACGGCCAAGCTGCTCGTCTTCCTCGCCGACGGCAAGCCGGTCGCCGCCCTCATCCGGGGCGATCACGAGGCGAACGAGGGGAAGGTCCGACGCGCCTTCAACGCCGTCACGCTCGAACCGGCCGACCCGCAAACCGTCGAAAAGGCGACCGGAGCGCCGATGGGATTCCTCGGCCCGGTCGATCTGAAAATCCCGATGGCGGTTGACCCTTCGGTCGCGATCATGCCCCGCGTCGTCGTCGGCGGCAACACCGAAGACGTCCACCTCACGAATGTGGTCCCCGGCCGCGACTTCTCGATCGACCGCGTCGTGGACCTCCGCAATGCCGAGGCCGACGACCCCTGCCCCCGCTGTGGCGATCCGCTGAAGGTCGGCAACGGCATTGAGATTGGCCACGTCTTCAAGCTCGGCACCAAGTACTCCGACGCGATGGGTGCTCAGTTCCAGGATGCCGAGGGGAAGACCGGCTCCCTGATCATGGGCTGTTATGGGATCGGCGTGAACCGGATCGTCGCCGCGGCGGTTGAGGCCGGCCACGACGCCAACGGCATCATCTGGCCCCTGAGCCTCGCGCCTTACGAAGTGCTGATCGTTCCGTTGCAGGTCGATCCCGACGGCGAGGTGATGAAATTGACCCACGAGGTCGCCGGTGCCCTCAAGTTCGCCGGGGTCGATGTTCTGATCGACGACCGTGACCAGCGCCCGGGACCGAAGTTCAAGGACGCCGACCTGATCGGCATTCCGCTTCGGGTCGTCATCGGGGAGCGGGGCCTGAAGGAAAGCAAGATCGAGCTCAAGTGGCGGCACGAGGGACAGGCCTTCACCGTCTCGGCCGATAACGCTCCCCAGGAGGTCGTCAACCACATCATCACTGCCCGGCAGGCCGAGCAGCAACGTGTGGATGAGCGCGCCGAGCAGCGGGCCTCGCGTCGAGGAACTGCCGGATGA
- a CDS encoding multiheme c-type cytochrome, with translation MTSNDPGSEASSPAPDVGARVREAGVVLLVCVIGLGGLLWGLNRKPAAVDDPGRGASAIHPAGIAREDFIGDSACAECHPSIAFYHDQNGHSRTFRRAADRSLADRLDGRVVADPERPGVSWEFLLKDERFSVERRHGNRVDRLPIEFALGSGYHATTFVSRIEGDDEEAEGRGDLTLREHRLTYYHDDSIRLTPGQKKATALPGTDALGRIVRGDEAFDCLSCHVTLTSGTDADLFDDETMIPNVTCERCHGPGRSHLEDARRGVDPDALVMPFGPTRNSTEDQMRLCGACHRHPADAPPNTIRPDNFELIRYQPVGLMQSACYTQSNGALSCTTCHDPHRRPSTDPAFYTAACLSCHTPTQPEQVPCPVSPSQDCTSCHMPRLDSGQGIFFSDHWIRVRDELSPKPENHPNETE, from the coding sequence ATGACATCGAACGATCCCGGTTCGGAGGCTTCGTCGCCGGCTCCCGATGTCGGAGCCAGGGTCCGGGAAGCGGGTGTGGTGTTGCTGGTCTGTGTGATCGGGCTTGGCGGTCTGCTCTGGGGCCTGAACCGGAAGCCCGCCGCAGTGGACGATCCAGGCCGAGGCGCCTCGGCAATCCATCCGGCCGGAATCGCTCGGGAAGACTTCATCGGCGACAGCGCCTGTGCCGAGTGTCATCCGTCGATCGCCTTCTATCACGATCAGAATGGCCACAGTCGGACGTTTCGCCGGGCGGCCGATCGATCACTTGCCGATCGGCTGGATGGTCGGGTGGTGGCGGACCCGGAACGGCCGGGAGTTTCCTGGGAGTTTCTGCTAAAGGATGAACGATTCTCGGTTGAGCGTCGGCATGGAAATCGAGTGGATCGCTTGCCGATCGAGTTCGCCCTTGGCTCGGGCTACCACGCCACCACCTTCGTGAGCCGGATCGAGGGGGACGACGAGGAGGCCGAGGGCAGGGGGGATCTGACCCTCCGCGAGCATCGTCTGACCTATTATCACGACGACTCGATCCGGCTGACTCCCGGCCAGAAGAAGGCAACCGCCCTGCCAGGGACCGACGCGCTGGGTCGGATCGTTCGAGGGGACGAGGCGTTCGACTGCCTCTCCTGCCATGTGACGTTGACCTCGGGAACCGACGCGGACCTCTTTGACGACGAGACGATGATCCCGAACGTCACCTGCGAGCGCTGTCACGGGCCCGGTCGATCGCACCTTGAGGACGCCCGACGAGGTGTCGACCCCGATGCCCTGGTGATGCCCTTTGGGCCGACTCGGAATTCGACCGAGGACCAAATGCGACTCTGTGGCGCCTGCCATCGGCACCCGGCCGACGCACCGCCCAATACCATTCGACCCGACAACTTCGAGTTGATCCGCTATCAGCCCGTCGGCCTCATGCAATCGGCCTGCTACACCCAGAGCAACGGCGCCCTGAGCTGCACCACCTGCCACGATCCGCACCGCCGCCCCAGCACCGACCCGGCCTTTTACACCGCCGCCTGTCTCTCATGCCACACGCCGACACAGCCCGAACAGGTTCCGTGTCCGGTGTCTCCCTCACAGGATTGCACGTCGTGCCACATGCCCCGGCTCGACTCGGGGCAGGGGATCTTTTTCTCGGACCACTGGATTCGCGTGCGGGACGAATTGTCTCCTAAGCCTGAGAATCACCCGAACGAAACCGAGTGA